From Variovorax sp. PMC12, the proteins below share one genomic window:
- a CDS encoding FAD-dependent monooxygenase, protein MALPPEVCIRGAGIVGRTLALLLARERVRVALVVPPATQGKQDVRAYALNTASRTLLESLRAWPDAAHATPVREMLVHGDEGGRVHFSATRQKVDALAWIVDVPALEQQLADAVRFQPLIEVVAEPVAAPLTVVCEGKASATREALGVSYEVTRYPQHAIAARLEAEQSHDGIARQWFNDKGEVLALLPLGGVHGRTVALVWSVDQLRAPALLAQGDEEFNAAVTEASRAALGALKLTSERGAWPLARAIADRWTGAMPGQPARSWALAGDAAHTVHPLAGQGLNLGLADASALADVIKNRDYWRSVGDARLLRRYERARRADVLQMSLATDGLQQLFSHNLGPLPALRNWGMRGFDRTRLVKHWITAQAMGLKA, encoded by the coding sequence ATGGCTCTCCCCCCAGAAGTTTGCATTCGCGGCGCCGGCATCGTCGGCCGCACGCTGGCCCTGCTGCTCGCGCGCGAGCGTGTGCGCGTCGCGCTGGTGGTGCCCCCGGCCACGCAGGGCAAGCAGGACGTCCGCGCCTATGCGCTGAACACCGCCTCCCGCACGCTGCTCGAATCGCTGCGCGCCTGGCCCGACGCCGCGCACGCCACGCCGGTGCGCGAAATGCTCGTGCACGGCGACGAAGGCGGCCGGGTGCATTTCAGCGCCACGCGCCAGAAAGTCGACGCGCTGGCCTGGATCGTCGACGTGCCCGCGCTCGAGCAGCAACTGGCAGACGCCGTGCGCTTCCAGCCCCTGATCGAAGTCGTGGCCGAGCCGGTCGCCGCACCGCTCACCGTGGTGTGCGAAGGCAAGGCCAGCGCCACGCGCGAGGCGCTCGGCGTGAGCTACGAGGTCACGCGCTATCCCCAGCATGCGATAGCGGCGCGGCTCGAGGCAGAGCAGTCGCACGACGGCATCGCGCGCCAGTGGTTCAACGACAAGGGCGAGGTGCTCGCGCTGCTGCCTCTGGGCGGCGTGCACGGCAGGACGGTCGCGCTGGTCTGGTCGGTCGACCAGTTGCGCGCACCGGCCCTGCTTGCGCAAGGCGACGAAGAATTCAATGCCGCGGTCACCGAGGCCAGCCGCGCGGCGCTCGGTGCGCTCAAGCTCACGAGCGAGCGCGGTGCCTGGCCGCTGGCCCGCGCCATCGCCGATCGCTGGACCGGCGCCATGCCCGGCCAGCCGGCCCGCTCCTGGGCGCTGGCGGGCGACGCCGCCCACACGGTGCACCCGCTCGCCGGCCAGGGCCTGAACCTGGGCCTGGCCGACGCCTCTGCGCTGGCCGATGTGATCAAGAACCGCGACTACTGGCGCAGCGTGGGCGACGCGCGCCTGCTGCGCCGCTACGAACGCGCCCGCCGTGCCGACGTGCTGCAGATGAGCCTGGCGACCGACGGACTGCAGCAACTTTTCTCGCACAACCTGGGGCCGCTGCCTGCATTGCGCAACTGGGGCATGCGCGGTTTCGACCGCACGCGCCTCGTCAAGCACTGGATCACGGCCCAGGCGATGGGCCTGAAGGCCTGA
- a CDS encoding enoyl-CoA hydratase, with the protein MSYENIEVRTEAGKVGIITLNRPKALNALNDALMTELGQALKAFDADDAIGCIILTGSERAFAAGADIAAMAKYSFIDTYKGDYITRNWEIIRSIRKPVIGAVAGFALGGGCELAMMCDFIIAADNAKFGQPEIKIGVIPGAGGTQRLPRAVGKSKAMDMVLTARMMDAAEAERAGLVSRVVPLEKLADEALGAALVICGFSQISVMAAKESVNRAFESGLSDGVMFERRLFHALFATQDQKEGMDAFLNKRQPDFKNA; encoded by the coding sequence ATGAGCTACGAAAACATCGAAGTGCGGACCGAAGCAGGCAAGGTCGGCATCATCACCCTCAACCGCCCGAAGGCCCTGAATGCGCTGAACGATGCGCTGATGACCGAACTGGGCCAGGCCCTGAAGGCCTTCGATGCGGACGATGCCATCGGCTGCATCATCCTCACGGGCAGCGAGCGCGCCTTCGCGGCCGGCGCCGACATCGCGGCGATGGCGAAGTACAGCTTCATCGACACCTACAAGGGCGACTACATCACGCGCAACTGGGAAATCATCCGCTCGATCCGCAAGCCGGTGATCGGCGCGGTGGCCGGCTTCGCGCTGGGCGGCGGCTGCGAGCTGGCGATGATGTGCGACTTCATCATCGCGGCCGACAACGCGAAGTTCGGCCAGCCCGAGATCAAGATCGGCGTGATCCCCGGTGCCGGCGGCACGCAGCGCCTGCCGCGCGCGGTGGGCAAGAGCAAGGCCATGGACATGGTGCTCACGGCCCGCATGATGGACGCGGCCGAAGCCGAGCGCGCCGGCCTCGTGAGCCGCGTGGTGCCCCTCGAGAAGCTCGCCGACGAGGCGCTGGGCGCGGCGCTGGTGATCTGCGGTTTCTCGCAGATCTCGGTGATGGCGGCCAAGGAATCGGTCAACCGCGCCTTCGAAAGCGGCCTGAGCGACGGCGTGATGTTCGAGCGCCGGCTGTTCCACGCGCTGTTCGCCACGCAGGACCAGAAGGAAGGCATGGACGCCTTCCTGAACAAGCGCCAGCCGGACTTCAAGAACGCCTGA
- a CDS encoding DsbC family protein: protein MTLARNLLLAACTLGAVVAATAGEAEIRKNLPARIPQFPAIDEVSKSPIPGLYEVRVNSSQIFYTDEQGNYLIQGNLIDVKSRKNLTEERVEKLSAVAFDQLPLKDSIKIVRGNGKRKLAVFEDPNCGYCKRFEKDMKTVDNVTVYLFLYPVLGPDSNIKSRDIWCSKDKGKAWGDWMESSTRPATAPSSCDVTALQRNVEFGRKYNITGTPTLIFSDGTRTPGAIPAEQVEKQLAASSS from the coding sequence ATGACACTCGCACGCAACCTCCTACTCGCCGCCTGCACGCTGGGCGCGGTCGTGGCCGCCACAGCCGGCGAAGCCGAGATCCGCAAGAACCTGCCGGCGCGCATTCCGCAGTTCCCCGCCATCGACGAAGTGTCGAAGTCGCCGATTCCGGGCCTCTACGAAGTGCGCGTGAACAGCTCGCAGATCTTCTACACCGACGAGCAGGGCAACTACCTGATCCAGGGCAACCTGATCGACGTGAAGTCGCGCAAGAACCTGACCGAGGAACGGGTCGAGAAGCTCAGCGCCGTCGCCTTCGACCAGCTGCCGCTGAAGGACTCGATCAAGATCGTGCGCGGCAACGGCAAGCGCAAGCTCGCCGTGTTCGAAGACCCGAACTGCGGCTACTGCAAGCGCTTCGAGAAGGACATGAAGACGGTCGACAACGTGACCGTTTACCTGTTCCTGTACCCCGTGCTCGGCCCCGATTCGAACATCAAGTCGCGCGACATCTGGTGCAGCAAGGACAAGGGCAAGGCCTGGGGCGACTGGATGGAGTCGAGCACCCGTCCCGCCACCGCGCCCAGCAGCTGCGACGTGACCGCGCTGCAGCGCAACGTCGAGTTCGGCCGCAAGTACAACATCACCGGCACGCCCACGCTGATCTTCAGCGACGGCACGCGCACGCCCGGCGCCATTCCCGCAGAGCAGGTCGAGAAGCAACTCGCCGCTTCGTCGAGCTGA
- a CDS encoding copper chaperone PCu(A)C, with translation MKNRIAHILAVTSAALLLTAHAAHAQVTVKDAWVRATVPQQKATGAFMQLSAAKDTRLVSASSPVTPVVEVHEMAMQDNVMRMRQIAALDLPAGKAVELKPGGYHVMLLDLKQQVKEGDTVPLTLVFEGKDGKRETVEVKAPVRALNASAQPAAGHGGHKH, from the coding sequence ATGAAGAACCGCATTGCACACATCCTCGCCGTCACCAGCGCAGCGCTGCTGCTCACCGCCCATGCAGCGCACGCGCAAGTCACCGTCAAGGACGCCTGGGTGCGCGCCACCGTGCCGCAGCAGAAGGCCACCGGCGCGTTCATGCAGCTGAGCGCCGCAAAGGACACCAGGCTGGTGTCGGCCAGCTCGCCCGTCACGCCGGTCGTCGAAGTGCACGAGATGGCCATGCAGGACAACGTGATGCGCATGCGCCAGATCGCCGCGCTGGACCTGCCGGCCGGCAAGGCCGTCGAACTCAAGCCCGGCGGCTATCACGTGATGCTGCTCGACCTCAAGCAGCAGGTGAAAGAAGGCGACACCGTGCCGCTCACGCTGGTGTTCGAGGGCAAGGACGGCAAGCGTGAGACGGTGGAGGTGAAGGCGCCGGTGCGGGCGCTGAATGCGTCGGCGCAGCCGGCGGCGGGCCACGGCGGGCACAAGCACTGA
- a CDS encoding 3-(methylthio)propionyl-CoA ligase has translation MFGLMQDRPLLISSLIDHAATFHPRAEIVGRTVEGPVHRTNYAEIQRRSKQVANALKTLGIEPGDRVGTLAWNTYRHLALYFGVSGSGAVLHTVNPRLFPEQIDYIVNHAEDKVLFFDTTFAPLVEKLAPGLKSVRAFIAMTDRAHMPAIDVPNLLCYDELIGAQSEAYAWPEFDERTASSLCYTSGTTGNPKGVLYSHRSTVLHSLMECAPDTFGVNSQMTLLLAVPMFHANAWGMPYAAAMAGAKLVMPGPHMDGQSLYELMRDEKVGFSQAVPTIWLMLFQYFDAHPEIDTRAIGLKRIGVGGAATPRSMIERFERDFGADFVQGWGMTETSPIGVIGNLLPKHLSMPKEEQLRVKMRQGRGVWGVELKIVGEDGRRLPHDGKAFGHLHVRGPWIASGYFKSEGGPVLDAEGFFPTGDVANIDEDGYVQLVDRAKDVIKSGGEWISSIDLENTASLHPAVAEAAVIGIAHPKWQERPLLIVVKRAGAEVTREELLTFLAERVVKWWLPDDVVFVDSLPHTATGKLLKTKLREQFKGYTATTSV, from the coding sequence ATGTTCGGATTGATGCAAGACCGCCCGCTGCTGATCTCGTCGCTGATCGATCACGCGGCCACCTTCCACCCGCGCGCCGAGATCGTCGGGCGCACCGTGGAGGGCCCGGTGCACCGCACAAACTACGCGGAGATACAGCGCCGCTCCAAGCAGGTGGCCAATGCGTTGAAGACGCTGGGCATCGAGCCCGGCGACCGCGTCGGCACGCTGGCCTGGAACACGTATCGCCACCTGGCGCTGTACTTCGGCGTGTCGGGCTCGGGCGCGGTGCTGCACACGGTGAACCCGCGGCTCTTTCCCGAGCAGATCGACTACATCGTCAACCATGCGGAAGACAAGGTGCTGTTCTTCGACACCACCTTCGCGCCGCTGGTGGAGAAGCTCGCACCGGGCCTGAAGTCGGTGCGCGCCTTCATCGCCATGACCGACCGCGCGCACATGCCCGCCATCGACGTGCCCAATCTGCTGTGCTACGACGAACTCATCGGCGCGCAGAGCGAGGCCTACGCCTGGCCCGAGTTCGACGAGCGCACCGCCTCTTCGCTCTGCTACACCTCGGGCACCACCGGCAACCCGAAGGGCGTGCTGTATTCGCACCGCTCGACCGTGCTGCATTCGCTGATGGAATGCGCGCCCGACACCTTCGGCGTCAATTCGCAGATGACGCTGCTGCTCGCGGTGCCCATGTTCCATGCCAACGCCTGGGGCATGCCGTATGCAGCGGCGATGGCCGGCGCGAAGCTGGTCATGCCCGGCCCGCACATGGACGGCCAGAGCCTGTACGAGCTGATGCGCGACGAGAAGGTAGGCTTCTCGCAGGCCGTACCCACCATCTGGCTCATGCTGTTCCAGTACTTCGACGCGCATCCTGAAATCGACACCCGCGCCATCGGCCTCAAGCGCATCGGCGTGGGCGGCGCCGCCACGCCGCGCAGCATGATCGAGCGCTTCGAGCGCGACTTCGGCGCCGACTTCGTGCAGGGCTGGGGCATGACCGAGACCAGCCCCATCGGCGTGATCGGCAACCTGCTGCCCAAGCACCTGTCGATGCCCAAGGAAGAGCAGCTGCGCGTGAAGATGCGCCAGGGCCGCGGCGTGTGGGGCGTGGAACTGAAGATCGTCGGCGAAGACGGCCGGCGCCTGCCGCACGACGGCAAGGCCTTCGGCCACCTGCATGTGCGCGGACCGTGGATCGCGAGCGGCTACTTCAAGAGCGAGGGCGGGCCGGTGCTCGACGCCGAAGGCTTCTTTCCCACGGGCGACGTCGCCAACATCGACGAAGACGGGTATGTGCAGCTGGTCGACCGCGCGAAGGACGTGATCAAGTCGGGCGGCGAATGGATTTCCTCCATCGACCTCGAGAACACGGCGAGCCTGCACCCGGCGGTGGCCGAAGCGGCCGTCATCGGCATCGCGCATCCGAAGTGGCAGGAGCGGCCGCTGCTCATCGTTGTCAAGCGCGCAGGAGCGGAAGTGACACGAGAGGAACTGCTCACATTCCTTGCAGAGCGCGTCGTGAAATGGTGGCTACCGGACGACGTAGTGTTCGTCGACAGCCTGCCGCACACCGCCACCGGCAAGCTGCTGAAGACGAAGCTGCGCGAGCAGTTCAAGGGTTACACGGCGACGACATCTGTTTGA
- a CDS encoding SMR family transporter, producing the protein MSSNYAYLFVAIVAEVIATSFLKGSDGFTRLWPTLASVAGYVVAFFFLSLTLRTIPTGIAYAIWSGVGIVLISLVSWLWFGQKLDGPAIAGLGLIIAGVVVVNVFSKSVSH; encoded by the coding sequence ATGAGTTCCAACTATGCCTACCTGTTCGTCGCCATCGTGGCCGAAGTGATCGCCACCAGTTTCCTCAAGGGCTCGGATGGTTTCACGCGGCTGTGGCCCACGCTGGCCTCGGTGGCCGGCTATGTGGTCGCGTTCTTCTTCCTCTCGCTGACGCTGCGCACCATTCCGACCGGCATCGCCTATGCGATCTGGTCGGGCGTGGGCATCGTGCTGATCTCGCTCGTGAGCTGGCTGTGGTTCGGCCAGAAGCTCGACGGGCCGGCCATCGCGGGGCTCGGGCTGATCATCGCGGGCGTGGTGGTGGTGAACGTGTTCTCGAAGTCGGTTTCGCACTAA
- a CDS encoding sigma-70 family RNA polymerase sigma factor, translated as MSALPRAPSADSATERQAMPDDQLMLAYAQGDAAAFDVLYARHEGGLFRFVKRLLGARLAAQADEVFQDTWVRIISARDSFSPQGAAWRTWAFTIAHNLAMDRLRVSGREVALDAHPDDDGDPVPALERGVRGAMDAAAHPSAEELAFWRAAGRRLLACLDELPSDQRAAFLLHHEDGLTVEALAASLEIGFETVRSRLRYGLQKLRGCMARYLAVLEQRA; from the coding sequence ATGTCCGCGCTTCCCCGCGCCCCTTCCGCCGACAGCGCCACCGAGCGACAGGCCATGCCCGACGACCAGTTGATGCTGGCCTACGCGCAGGGCGACGCCGCCGCGTTCGACGTGCTCTATGCGCGCCACGAGGGCGGGCTGTTCCGCTTCGTCAAGCGGCTGCTGGGCGCGCGGCTCGCGGCGCAGGCCGACGAGGTGTTCCAGGACACCTGGGTGCGGATCATCTCGGCGCGCGACAGCTTCTCGCCGCAGGGCGCCGCCTGGCGCACCTGGGCCTTCACCATTGCACACAACCTTGCGATGGACCGCCTGCGCGTGAGCGGACGCGAAGTGGCGCTCGATGCGCATCCCGACGACGACGGCGATCCCGTGCCCGCGCTCGAGCGCGGCGTGCGCGGCGCGATGGACGCTGCCGCGCATCCATCCGCCGAGGAGCTCGCTTTCTGGCGCGCCGCCGGCCGCCGGCTGCTGGCCTGCCTGGACGAGCTCCCGAGCGACCAGCGCGCCGCGTTCCTGCTGCACCACGAAGACGGCCTGACCGTCGAGGCGCTGGCCGCGAGCCTGGAGATCGGTTTCGAGACCGTGCGCAGCCGCCTGCGCTACGGCCTGCAGAAGCTGCGCGGCTGCATGGCGCGTTATCTTGCGGTGCTGGAGCAGCGGGCATGA
- a CDS encoding DUF2946 family protein, which yields MPASFRATRTKPAARAGLRRPGAGLIRWVLLWFALSLGAAIASPVVHPQSVELVCSSAGSVKAIVHTDDGAQELGMGHMDCPLCVLAGAPPATPAVELPALVPPCHAVQPVPAAHVAVGTAAPPPARGPPSLS from the coding sequence ATGCCCGCCTCCTTCCGCGCCACTCGGACCAAGCCTGCCGCCCGCGCAGGCCTGCGTCGTCCCGGCGCGGGCCTGATCCGCTGGGTCTTGCTGTGGTTCGCGCTGTCGCTCGGCGCGGCCATCGCGTCGCCGGTGGTGCATCCGCAGTCCGTGGAGCTGGTGTGCTCGAGCGCCGGGTCGGTCAAGGCCATCGTGCATACCGACGACGGCGCGCAAGAGCTGGGCATGGGCCACATGGACTGCCCGCTGTGCGTGCTGGCAGGCGCGCCGCCCGCGACGCCCGCGGTCGAACTTCCCGCGCTCGTGCCGCCGTGCCATGCGGTGCAGCCGGTTCCGGCCGCGCACGTCGCCGTGGGCACAGCGGCACCTCCGCCCGCGCGCGGCCCTCCTTCGCTCTCCTGA
- a CDS encoding SCO family protein, whose translation MTHSTLSRRGLLLSGSTALAALALAGCDNGKVLPASFNGVDISGATYAQDFRLTDPDGRERTLADFKGKAVMMFFGFTQCPDVCPTALVRAAEIRRLLGADGERLQVIFVTVDPERDTPVVLKAYTQAFDPSFIGLYGDAQKTSDTAKEFKVFYKKVPTGSSYTMDHSAFSYVFDPRGKIRLVLRHEQSAQECADDLRKILQA comes from the coding sequence ATGACTCATTCCACGCTTTCACGCCGTGGCCTGCTGCTGTCCGGCAGCACTGCGCTTGCGGCCCTGGCCCTCGCCGGCTGCGACAACGGCAAAGTGCTGCCCGCCAGCTTCAACGGCGTCGACATCAGCGGCGCCACCTACGCGCAGGACTTCCGCCTGACCGACCCCGACGGCCGCGAGCGCACGCTGGCCGACTTCAAGGGCAAGGCGGTGATGATGTTCTTCGGCTTCACGCAATGCCCCGACGTATGCCCCACCGCGCTCGTGCGCGCCGCCGAGATCAGGCGGCTGCTCGGCGCCGACGGCGAACGGCTGCAGGTGATCTTCGTCACCGTCGACCCCGAGCGCGACACGCCCGTGGTGCTCAAGGCCTACACCCAGGCCTTCGATCCGAGCTTCATCGGCCTGTATGGCGACGCGCAGAAGACCAGCGACACCGCGAAGGAGTTCAAGGTCTTCTACAAGAAGGTGCCCACCGGCTCCTCGTACACCATGGACCACTCGGCCTTCAGCTACGTGTTCGACCCCAGGGGAAAGATCCGCCTCGTGCTGCGCCACGAGCAGAGCGCGCAGGAATGCGCCGACGACCTGCGCAAGATCCTGCAGGCCTGA
- a CDS encoding DUF2325 domain-containing protein, whose amino-acid sequence MQEHAVLLRAYARAQERCSRLLAEQAALVERLEAQIVRLRGALVARDSAVAIVREELAARAAAGGALPKRLNALLSPGSRRHLRPSRPQAPADLREKAVLCVGHEDQAPSLARQLVEIAGGRYLHHDGGVDADDPALEASLRAADLVICQTGCVSHGAYWRVQDHCRRTGKPCVLVGEPQPMMFVRHPAAPENA is encoded by the coding sequence ATGCAAGAACATGCCGTGTTGCTGCGGGCCTATGCCCGGGCCCAGGAGCGCTGCTCGCGCCTGCTGGCCGAGCAGGCCGCGCTGGTCGAAAGGCTCGAGGCGCAGATCGTCCGTTTGCGCGGCGCACTGGTGGCGCGCGATTCGGCCGTTGCCATCGTGCGCGAGGAGCTGGCCGCGCGTGCCGCCGCGGGCGGGGCGCTGCCCAAGCGGCTGAATGCGCTGCTGTCGCCGGGCAGCCGGCGCCATCTGCGGCCGTCCCGGCCGCAAGCGCCCGCCGATCTGCGCGAGAAAGCCGTGCTGTGCGTCGGCCATGAAGACCAGGCGCCGTCGCTCGCACGCCAGCTGGTCGAAATCGCGGGAGGACGCTACCTGCACCACGACGGCGGTGTCGACGCGGACGATCCCGCGCTCGAAGCCAGCCTGCGTGCCGCCGACCTGGTGATCTGCCAGACCGGCTGCGTGAGCCACGGCGCCTATTGGCGCGTGCAGGACCACTGCCGCAGGACCGGCAAGCCCTGCGTGCTGGTCGGGGAGCCGCAGCCGATGATGTTCGTGCGGCACCCGGCCGCGCCGGAAAACGCCTAG
- a CDS encoding M61 family metallopeptidase, giving the protein MATKAPARRSTAATAVPVAGVRFRVECADLHARLFGVTLTIDAPAAQQRVSLPVWIPGSYLVREFAKNLQGLRATQGRRKPTLTQLDKCSWLVECTPGQPLVLNYQVCAYDNSVRTAWLDAERGFFNGTSVCLRVEGQTDAPHALEIVAPVLPEDAARWSCATALVPLKTDKHGFGSYRAADYDELADSPVELGAFWSADFEACGVPHRFVVAGAAASFDGDRLIADTKAICEAEMRFWHGDKAGKRGGPKLPIDRYVFMLNAVDDGYGGLEHRHSTALICNRRDLPQRGEKKKQPEGYTTLMGLISHEYFHTWNVKRMRPAEFARYDYSQENYTQLLWFFEGFTSYYDDLLLRRAGRIDDAAYLRLLNKTINQVMQTPGRLVQPVADASFDAWVKYYRQDEQTPNSTVSYYTKGALVALCFDLTLRHEGKGTLDDVMRHLWTHSGGGPISEADFAAALEAVSGRSYAAELARWVHSTEELPLAQLLRAHGVATLEDPSQQAQVLGLRVAETNGSVQVKVVLRGGAAEKAGFSANDEWIGIELPAVGRKGQQRPAQAWRIAKLDDLALYLGDATKFTAIVARDRKLLRLPLALPANATTWRLFAHDAAKAAGWLAG; this is encoded by the coding sequence ATGGCGACGAAGGCTCCTGCGCGGCGCAGTACCGCCGCTACCGCCGTGCCCGTGGCCGGCGTGCGCTTTCGCGTCGAATGCGCGGATCTCCATGCGCGCCTGTTCGGGGTGACGCTGACCATCGACGCGCCCGCCGCGCAGCAGCGCGTGTCGCTGCCGGTGTGGATTCCGGGCAGCTACCTGGTGCGCGAATTCGCCAAGAACCTGCAGGGCCTGCGCGCCACGCAGGGGCGCCGCAAGCCGACGCTGACGCAGCTCGACAAATGCAGCTGGCTCGTCGAATGCACGCCCGGCCAGCCGCTGGTGCTGAACTACCAGGTCTGCGCCTACGACAACTCGGTGCGCACCGCCTGGCTCGACGCCGAGCGCGGCTTCTTCAACGGCACCAGCGTATGCCTGCGGGTCGAAGGCCAGACCGACGCGCCGCATGCGCTGGAGATCGTCGCGCCCGTGCTGCCTGAGGATGCCGCGCGCTGGTCCTGCGCCACCGCGCTGGTTCCGCTCAAGACCGACAAACACGGCTTCGGCAGCTACCGCGCCGCCGACTACGACGAGCTGGCCGACAGCCCGGTCGAACTGGGCGCCTTCTGGAGCGCCGATTTCGAAGCCTGCGGCGTGCCGCACCGCTTCGTGGTGGCGGGCGCCGCAGCCTCGTTCGACGGCGACCGGCTCATTGCCGACACCAAGGCCATCTGCGAAGCAGAGATGCGCTTCTGGCACGGCGACAAGGCCGGCAAGCGCGGCGGCCCGAAGCTGCCGATCGACCGCTACGTGTTCATGCTCAATGCGGTGGACGACGGCTACGGCGGGCTCGAGCATCGCCACTCCACGGCGCTTATCTGCAACCGCCGCGACCTGCCGCAGCGCGGCGAGAAGAAAAAGCAGCCCGAGGGCTACACCACGCTGATGGGCCTCATCAGCCACGAGTACTTCCACACCTGGAACGTCAAGCGCATGCGGCCCGCCGAGTTCGCGCGCTACGACTACAGCCAGGAAAACTACACGCAGCTGCTGTGGTTCTTCGAGGGCTTCACCAGCTACTACGACGACCTGCTGCTGCGCCGCGCCGGCCGCATCGACGACGCGGCCTACCTGCGCCTGCTGAACAAGACCATCAACCAGGTCATGCAGACGCCGGGCCGGCTGGTGCAGCCGGTGGCCGACGCGAGCTTCGACGCCTGGGTCAAGTACTACCGCCAGGACGAGCAGACGCCCAACAGCACGGTGAGCTATTACACCAAGGGCGCGCTGGTGGCGCTGTGCTTCGACCTCACGCTGCGCCATGAAGGCAAGGGCACCCTTGATGACGTGATGCGCCACCTGTGGACGCACAGCGGCGGCGGGCCGATCAGCGAAGCCGACTTCGCGGCCGCGCTGGAGGCCGTGAGCGGCCGCTCGTATGCGGCGGAACTCGCGCGCTGGGTGCATTCGACCGAGGAGCTTCCGCTTGCGCAGCTTCTGCGTGCGCACGGCGTCGCCACGCTGGAAGACCCGTCGCAGCAGGCGCAGGTACTGGGCCTGCGCGTGGCCGAAACCAACGGCAGCGTGCAGGTCAAGGTGGTGCTGCGCGGCGGAGCGGCCGAGAAGGCCGGCTTTTCGGCGAACGACGAGTGGATCGGCATCGAGCTGCCTGCTGTCGGCCGGAAGGGCCAGCAGCGGCCGGCGCAAGCCTGGCGCATCGCCAAGCTCGACGACCTCGCGCTGTACCTGGGCGATGCGACGAAGTTCACGGCCATCGTCGCGCGTGACCGCAAGCTGCTCAGGCTGCCGCTCGCGCTGCCGGCCAACGCGACCACCTGGCGCCTGTTCGCGCACGATGCCGCCAAGGCGGCGGGCTGGCTGGCCGGCTAG
- the rbsD gene encoding D-ribose pyranase, protein MKRSPLLHAELSHVIASLGHGDMLVLGDAGLPIPDGPRRIDLAVARGVPRLDEVLQAVLSEMQVEGIVVADEALDDAKNPPGWYPQSLGIAPQTVAHEEFKRRTAKARAMVRTGECTPYANIILIAGVKF, encoded by the coding sequence GTGAAACGTTCTCCCCTGCTGCACGCCGAACTCTCCCATGTGATCGCCTCGCTGGGTCACGGCGACATGCTCGTGCTCGGCGACGCCGGCCTGCCGATTCCCGACGGCCCGCGCCGCATCGACCTGGCCGTGGCGCGCGGCGTGCCGCGGCTCGACGAGGTGCTGCAGGCGGTGCTGTCGGAGATGCAGGTCGAAGGCATCGTGGTGGCCGACGAAGCGCTGGACGACGCGAAGAATCCGCCGGGCTGGTATCCGCAGTCGCTGGGCATCGCGCCGCAGACGGTAGCGCATGAAGAATTCAAGCGCCGCACCGCGAAGGCCCGGGCCATGGTGCGCACGGGCGAATGCACGCCCTACGCCAACATCATCCTGATCGCTGGCGTGAAGTTCTGA
- a CDS encoding MOSC domain-containing protein — MSQPAFDLEATIARLFIYPVKSCGGVELPEVLLTETGLEFDRAWMVVDAQGEFVTQRQLPRMALIKPQMKHMEVVLRAPGMLALHLAFDRVEKPVRVRVWKDEVAAYDMGDIAAQWFSDFLSEPGKPQTLRLVRFDPEHKRLSSLKWTGGIEAENQFADGYPVLVASEGSLAELNERLAAQGHDAVGIERFRPNIVLAGIESHDEDRVDALHIATGEGEAELRPVKPCTRCPIPDIDPATAVSSPEVGNTLRTYRADPRVDGGITFGMNCIVIRGVEHVLKVGQPVGANYKFE; from the coding sequence GTGTCCCAGCCCGCTTTCGACCTCGAAGCCACCATCGCGCGCCTGTTCATCTACCCGGTCAAGTCCTGCGGCGGGGTCGAGCTTCCCGAGGTGCTGCTGACCGAGACCGGCCTGGAATTCGACCGCGCCTGGATGGTGGTCGACGCCCAGGGCGAATTCGTCACCCAGCGGCAGCTGCCGCGCATGGCGCTGATCAAGCCGCAGATGAAGCACATGGAAGTGGTTCTGCGCGCCCCCGGCATGCTGGCGCTGCACCTGGCCTTCGACCGCGTCGAGAAACCGGTGCGCGTGCGCGTCTGGAAGGACGAAGTGGCGGCCTACGACATGGGCGACATCGCCGCGCAGTGGTTCAGCGATTTCCTGTCGGAGCCCGGCAAGCCGCAGACCCTGCGTCTCGTGCGCTTCGACCCGGAACACAAGCGCCTGTCCAGCCTGAAGTGGACCGGCGGCATCGAGGCCGAGAACCAGTTCGCCGACGGCTACCCGGTGCTGGTGGCGAGCGAAGGCTCGCTGGCCGAGCTGAACGAGCGCCTTGCCGCGCAGGGCCACGATGCCGTGGGCATCGAGCGCTTCCGGCCCAACATCGTGCTGGCGGGCATCGAGTCGCACGACGAGGACCGGGTGGACGCGCTGCACATCGCCACCGGCGAGGGCGAAGCCGAACTCCGCCCCGTCAAGCCCTGCACGCGCTGCCCGATCCCGGACATCGACCCGGCCACCGCCGTCAGCAGCCCCGAGGTCGGCAACACCCTGCGCACCTACCGCGCCGATCCGCGCGTGGACGGCGGCATCACCTTCGGCATGAACTGCATCGTGATCCGGGGCGTGGAGCACGTGCTCAAGGTCGGCCAGCCGGTGGGCGCGAACTACAAATTCGAATGA